CAACGAATTGCGCGCCAACCTCGGCCTGCTCATGCTCGGGCTGCTGGCGACGGCCTCCCTGACCATCTTTTTCGTCGTCGCGCATCTCACCCGGCCCCTCAAGGCCCTGACCCTGAGCGCCGAGCGCATCGCCGCCGGGCAGGCGACCGAACCCATCGCCGTGACCTCGACGGATGAAATCGGCTGTCTCGGCCAGGCTTTCAACCACATGACCCAGGTGATCCTGCGCAACCTGCAGGACGAAATCGATCGCAGCACCCGGCTCATCCACAACGTCAAGGAGGCCGTTTTGCAGCTCTCCTCGGCGGCCAATGAAATCCTGGCCATTTCCGCCCAGCAGTCCTCGGGCGCCAGCCAGCAGGCCGCCGCCGTGGCCCAGGCGACCTCCACCTCCGAGGAATTCGCCGCCTCGGCGCGGCAGGTGGCGGAAAACGCCCGACGCGTGGAAAGCCTCGCCGAGCAGGCCGTGGCGGCCAGCGGCGAGGGCAAGGCGGCGGTCGATGATGCCGGCGAAGGCATGGATCTGCTGCGCGGCCAGATGCGGCAGATCGCCGACGCCATGCTCGCCCTGGGCGAAAATTCGCAGAAAGTCGGCGGCATCGCCGAACTGATCGACGAGATTTCCGACCAGACCAACCTGCTTGCCCTCAACGCCGCCATCGAGGCGGCCGGAGCGGGCGAGGCCGGTAAGCGTTTTTCCATCGTCGCCAACGAGGTCAAGCGCCTCGCCGATCGCACCGCCGACGCGACCCGCCAGATTCGCGCGCTCATCGCGCAGATCCAGCAGTCCACCAACAGCACCATCGTCCAGACCGAAGAAGGCACCAAAAAGCTCGACGGCGCCAACGCCCGGGTGGCGCGCATCGCCCAGTCCCTCGACCGCATCATCGCCACCGTCGTCGAGACCACCGGCGCCGCGCGCGAAATCAAGGTCTCCACCCAGCAGCAGTTCTCCGCCAGCGAACAGATGGCCGAGACCATCAGCGAGGTGCGCGACGTGGCGGCGCAGGTGGCGACCAGCGCCGAGGAGACGGCTCATTCCATCGCCGAGCTCACGGAACTCGCCGGGCGCCTCAAGCAACTGGTCGAGGAACCCTGAACAGACGGCCGGCATGACGGATCGCAAGTACCTCGACATCTTCGTCGGCGAGGCGCGCGAGCATCTGGCGCTGCTGCGCCAGGGCGTTCTCGCCCTGGAGTCCGGCATCGCTCCCTCGGAGGTCGTGCCGGGTCTGCT
This sequence is a window from Geoalkalibacter sp.. Protein-coding genes within it:
- a CDS encoding methyl-accepting chemotaxis protein, which codes for MISWLRTSISLKITASLVLVLALLAALFTAIVVHQRARVLQEHMLTKARTLTLIGARAVEQLLEEALANGRLSRAEIFDTAYRRIDAGPLAAAPTPRYRTAYDAYLDERLPAVIDSFLEEDAMVVFATAVDRNGYLPTHNSRFAQPLSGDAQRDLAANRTKQMFNDPVGLRAARYDGGDGQGVLRQEYVRDTGEILWDLSAPIFVGGSHWGAFRLGFSIEQLDTQINELRANLGLLMLGLLATASLTIFFVVAHLTRPLKALTLSAERIAAGQATEPIAVTSTDEIGCLGQAFNHMTQVILRNLQDEIDRSTRLIHNVKEAVLQLSSAANEILAISAQQSSGASQQAAAVAQATSTSEEFAASARQVAENARRVESLAEQAVAASGEGKAAVDDAGEGMDLLRGQMRQIADAMLALGENSQKVGGIAELIDEISDQTNLLALNAAIEAAGAGEAGKRFSIVANEVKRLADRTADATRQIRALIAQIQQSTNSTIVQTEEGTKKLDGANARVARIAQSLDRIIATVVETTGAAREIKVSTQQQFSASEQMAETISEVRDVAAQVATSAEETAHSIAELTELAGRLKQLVEEP